GCGCTGCGCGCCGGGATGGTGAGCGTCTCACCGTCGCCGCCGAGAATCAGGTCCTCTTCGGCGAGGTCGCTCAGCTTCCAGCCGGCGACCTCGGCCGCGACGTAAGCGGGGTTGTAGATTTCGACCCATTCGGTGCCGGCGGCCGGCTGGTACATTACCTCGGTCAGCCGCAGCGTCGTATCGGGCGTCACGCCGCTGAAGAGCGTCACGCGCAGCTTGGCCGGCACGTCGCCGTCAGCGGTGCGCAGCAGCAGGATGCGCTCCTCGGTCACCGAGACCGTTGCCTTCGAGACGTCGCCGCCCCAGAAGCTGACGCGCGCGTCGGGCGAGAGCGTGCGCACCTCGACCGACAGGCCGTCCTTCGTGCCGAGCTCGTCGCGCAGCCCGTTGTAGGTGAATTTCGCCAGCGCCTCGCACTTGGCGAGCGACAGCACCCCTGTCTCAGTGAGCAGCCCCACCGTCAGGCCGGCCGACAGCTGCGGGCTGCCGCTGCCCCACTCGAGCGTCTCCCAGTCGACGGTGCCGGAGGCGTTGCCGCTCGACCCCGCCAGCTCGTGCGTGATGGAGCGCGCGGCGGCGATGCGGTTGTCGTTGCTGTCGAGGTCGACCCCGATGCGGAAATCCATGGTGGTCGAGAAGGCCTGAATTATGATGAGGAAGAGCGTCAGCGCGAAGGTGAATTCGATGACGTGCGTAACGCCCTCTTCTCGCCGCGGAATCATCCGCGCTCCTCGCGCCGGAACAGCCATGCTGCTAGGGCGAGGCAGGCGAGGGGCCATAACAGCAGCGCCGACGCCACCTGCCATCCTGAAACGCCCTCGAAGTCAATCGCGAAGGTGCGGTGCGCCAGCAGCCCCACCCCCATCTGGTAGACGTAGCCGGGATTGAGCAGTCCCATGTGCGAGACCACCGACTGGTAGGCCGGGTCCTGCTCGTAGCCAGCCGTGGTGACGTCGATGCCCAGCGCGTACGCCGTGGCGAGGAACAGCAGCGGCCAGACCAGCGCCACCAGTAGCCACACTAGCAGGCCGTAAACTGCCGCCTCGGCGCCGGTGCGCGCGACAATCGCGAGGCAGAGTTGCAGCAGCACGAAGGTGAGAATCATCAGCTGCCCCAGCAGCAGGTAGCCCGCAATCGCGGCGCCAGCCGGCTGGCCGCCTTCGCGCAGCATCAGCGCCAGCCCGAGCAGCTGCGCCGCCAGCGCCGGCAGCCCGATTGAGAACCAGAGGCCGAGCGCCTTGCCCAGCACGACGGTTTCGCGCCGCAACGGTTGCGCCAGCAGCAGCGGAAGCGTCCCGCTGTCGCGCTCGGCGACGAAGCTGTCAAGCGACACCGCCACGGCGGCGAGCGCAGTCACGAAGAAGGTGAACCACGCCAGTTGGCCGAGCGCGTCGTTGGGGTTCTGGACGCCGCCGAGGAGCGCGTTCTCGTCCTTCTGCAGGTCGCCCAGCAGCCACCCCATCCCGACGATAAAGAGCGTGAAGAAGAGCACCAGCACAATCGTGCGCGGCGACCGCAGCCCGCGTCGCGCCTCGAAGAGGGCGATATGCTGCGCCGCTCCCCATTCGCGCCGCAGCCCCGGCAGCCGCTGTGCCGTGAGCCAGCCGCCCGCCACCAGCGCCAGCAGCTCGCCGCCGAAGAACCAGCGGTCCACCTGCGATGCGAGCGCGATGTCCTCCGGCTGCGCCTCCCAGCCCTGCCGGATGAGGGTGATATTCTCGCCATCCTGTTCGAAGAGGGTGATGTTGTAGACCTCGGTGGCCCGGATGGCGACAATCTCGTTGGCGAAGAACTGCCCCGAAATATTGCCGTGCACCAGCAGCGGCATGCCCGAAAGGTTGAGCATCGTCTTCCCATACAGGTCTTCGGTGTAGACCAGCCCGTCCGAGGGCGAGAAAATCCCGGTCTTGATGGTCCCGTTCTCGTAAACCGAGAAGCGCGGCGAGTTCACCAGCGTTCCGCGGAAGACCACCTCGTCGCCGCCCGTTCCCGCTTCATCATCGAGAAAGAGCTTCCAGACGTTGCCGTCGCGCTCAAGGTCGCGCGACGCCCAGTAGCCGCCGGGGTCTGTCTCGGCGGTCAGGTTCCAGTAGCCGTAGTGCGAGACTGCCAGCAGCAGCACCGCGAGGAACGCCGCCGCGAGCGGCTGCCATGCGCCGAGCGCGTCCCAGCGCGCCCGTAGTTCGGCGCGGTTCATGCCTCCTCCTCCGTCGAGGCGAGGAACACTTCCTCGAGTGTCGGCTCGTGCGGCGCGACCGAGAAGACCAGCGCGCCGGCCTCGACCAGCGCGCTGGTCAGCTCTGCCGTCGTGAGTCCCGCCAGCTGCACCTCCAGCCGCGTGTGCCGCCCGTCAGGCGACGCTCGAGCTTCGGAAACGCCGTCGAGCGCCTTAAGCTTCTCGAGCATCTCGGGCGCGAAATCACCCAGCTTCAGAGTCACTCGCTGCCCCGCGTCAGCGACCGCGCTGCGCAGCTCCTCGACCGGCGCCTGCCGCACCAGCCGGCCGCGGTGGATAATCGCCGCCTCGCTGCAGAGCTGTTGCACCTCCGCCAGCACGTGCGAGCTGAGCAGAATTGTCAGCCCCTCGCTGTTGAACTGCCGCAACAGCTTCCGCAACGCGGCAACCCCGCGGGGGTCCAGCCCCGAAGTCGGCTCGTCGAGCACCAGCAGCCGCGGCCGGTGCAGCAGCGCCACCGCCAGCGCGAG
This sequence is a window from Candidatus Poseidoniia archaeon. Protein-coding genes within it:
- a CDS encoding lamin tail domain-containing protein, with amino-acid sequence MIPRREEGVTHVIEFTFALTLFLIIIQAFSTTMDFRIGVDLDSNDNRIAAARSITHELAGSSGNASGTVDWETLEWGSGSPQLSAGLTVGLLTETGVLSLAKCEALAKFTYNGLRDELGTKDGLSVEVRTLSPDARVSFWGGDVSKATVSVTEERILLLRTADGDVPAKLRVTLFSGVTPDTTLRLTEVMYQPAAGTEWVEIYNPAYVAAEVAGWKLSDLAEEDLILGGDGETLTIPARSAAIVAASPATFASSYPSVSYVFGLEDSAIGDGLGDIADTIALGYHSYSDALAYEDDDGANGDGNSLTRDCPTCDGWTAATATPGTV
- a CDS encoding ABC transporter permease, coding for MNRAELRARWDALGAWQPLAAAFLAVLLLAVSHYGYWNLTAETDPGGYWASRDLERDGNVWKLFLDDEAGTGGDEVVFRGTLVNSPRFSVYENGTIKTGIFSPSDGLVYTEDLYGKTMLNLSGMPLLVHGNISGQFFANEIVAIRATEVYNITLFEQDGENITLIRQGWEAQPEDIALASQVDRWFFGGELLALVAGGWLTAQRLPGLRREWGAAQHIALFEARRGLRSPRTIVLVLFFTLFIVGMGWLLGDLQKDENALLGGVQNPNDALGQLAWFTFFVTALAAVAVSLDSFVAERDSGTLPLLLAQPLRRETVVLGKALGLWFSIGLPALAAQLLGLALMLREGGQPAGAAIAGYLLLGQLMILTFVLLQLCLAIVARTGAEAAVYGLLVWLLVALVWPLLFLATAYALGIDVTTAGYEQDPAYQSVVSHMGLLNPGYVYQMGVGLLAHRTFAIDFEGVSGWQVASALLLWPLACLALAAWLFRREERG
- a CDS encoding ABC transporter ATP-binding protein, coding for MLRFYNREAACNGVLLELEGVEKGYPVRRWGREVSRVEALRGLDLSVPEGAMFGFLGPNGAGKTTAISCIVGILRADAGGIRLDGEPLDATRGRTEIGYLPEQVGLHGHLTAEETLQFYGAFHGLARDEIESRGSELLGQLGLAGETARAVRGFSLGMRKRLALAVALLHRPRLLVLDEPTSGLDPRGVAALRKLLRQFNSEGLTILLSSHVLAEVQQLCSEAAIIHRGRLVRQAPVEELRSAVADAGQRVTLKLGDFAPEMLEKLKALDGVSEARASPDGRHTRLEVQLAGLTTAELTSALVEAGALVFSVAPHEPTLEEVFLASTEEEA